A region of the Larimichthys crocea isolate SSNF chromosome XVIII, L_crocea_2.0, whole genome shotgun sequence genome:
gtttcactttgtgaaCACACACCAAGTGCAGTTTAAGGTCAGTTATCTGTGAATGAATCAAACTATCacatatatgttttatgttgatGCAATCTGCACAGTAagtttattcattcatgcttGTTCAATCTGCTTGTCTGTTTCGTTAACAGTTTAATTTGTGCGATCCTTCATGGATGATGAatttaatataacatatataactcTTGATGGGTATGTGGAGTTGGACAAATacaggtatatatatatttgtattatgttTATAGTATATATTCTTACAATCTTCTGTAACGTCAGCATTTTGTATACTATCTGGATACACAATGACCTTCATGAGCCTatgtacattttcattgcaGGTTTGCTAGTGAACTCTGTTTTTTACAGCACTATTATGTACCCAAAGTTATTAGCTGACTTTTTATCTGAAAAACGGATCATATCTTATCCAACAtgtctctttcagttttttatatattactCATTAAGTGCTTCAGATTTCTTACTGTTGTCAACCATGGCCTATGACAGGTATGTGTCCATATGTAAACCTCTGCAATATCCAACCATCATGCGTAAAACCACCGTGATTATTCTGCTGGTTTTAGCCTGGGCTGCTCCCGCTTGTCATCTTGCAGCGGAAGTAATCCTGAGGGCTAATATGAAActctgtcattttaatttaagtgGGATTTTTTGTAACAATTCAATTTACAGTCTATTCTGTGTGACTTCAACTTCATTAACTATATATGGTTTTGTTGCTCTGCTGAACCTGGGACTTTTACCTTTTGTCTTTATAATTTTTACTTACACCAGGATCCTCATAATAACTTATCGAAGCAGCCGAGAAGTCAAGAACAAAGCTGCACAGACCTGTTTACCTCACATCATTGTTTTAATCAgcttttgctgtttgtgtgcgtaCGATGTCATTATAGCTCGACTGGAATCTGATGTTCCAAAAACTGTTCGATCGATAATTACTTTGCAAGCATTTTTATATTATCCTCTGTTCAATCCAGTCATATATGGActgaaaatgaaggaaatcTCTAAACATCTGAAGAAGTTGTTCTGTCAAGCCAAAGTGATctaatgtattaatgtattaatgtattattGTTGACCTGATGTTTATGTGCAGTGATCTCTCCTGTAATAATAATGCAAAGATGtgaatgttttgatgtttgaaaGGTATTTAATGTGAGGATTTGTTTCCAGGttgtacattttttactttttgtcatGGAAACAATAAAGAATGTCTTGagtttatatacatacatagtgtttcatgttttattgtcacaCACAATCTGACACAGTGCAGTGCATAGTGATTCTTAGATGTGTGTGATGAGTCAGTATAAACAGTATATGAAACAACTGTGAGGTGATTGattatgacacaaacacaaatattatatattatacatatgtGTATACCTTCatacatctttgtttttgtaaacatgCAAATTATTCTGCATTCATACTGACTTAATTCAATTTGTAAAAACCTCTCACAACCTCCCACAAATCTGTAACTATTCATTCATGATCTCACATGTTTAGAGCTTCAAATTTAGAGTTGTGGGTTCATGATAATCATCTATTTACAACCCTTATGGCTTTTTTCAGTcacataaatgaatgaaaaggaaGTAGTTTCAAgatgattttatgtttctgaTGAAGAAATTACACTTCGAGATCATTTGGCAGCTTTTTTAGCTTGTGATATTAAGAATTTCTACCTTACATTAAGTTTCTCAACTGAACCTTTCAGTATAGTCTTTCACAAGTTTAAGAAAAGACAACAACCAGGAATATGCTAGGGCTACATGATTTATATGAAACAGAATCCTCCTTTATAGCAGAAGGAAAACGATAACAGGTTTATTGACAAGCTTGGGACACAGAGGTAGGACTCGGATGCAGAGCTGATCAAAAGGCTTTATTTAGCACACAAAAAGGGGAATAAACAACAGAAAGCGCCTCGAACAGGAGGGATGGCTATGAAAAATTACTAAACAAAATCCTAACGTctaggggaaaaaacaaaaaccgatgaaaacagaaaacgcctcagaggagaaaaaaaacacaaactgggaAGAAGTCCAAACTCTAACTAACTATTGCTATGAAAATTAAATggcaaaaggccaacaaaaaactCTCGAATTGAGGCGAAAAGTGTCGAAGGAAATAACTGACTATGACCTGATACTACTGGTGGGTctagaccaggggtcggcaaataagtttggacctGGGCcaaattttttttctgacaattccatcaCGGGGCATGAACATGCTTTcctactgaaaaaaaaagtttttctattttttctattattaaaaataaacgttatttaccttaaaaaatccatttaatttgatttaaaacatcagtttgcttctatgtgctgtttttacgcccactgctgcatctcctggTGTCTGTCATGAGGCACCCTAccctagcaacctgccgtaactaacGAACACAATTgccagttttttatgttttggatgctgtgGAAATCATCAGCTGAAGATTGCTAGCTATCGATGCAAAATGTTGTTGTCAAaagccatgaaaagaaaagttgattccGAATACAGGACcagtctgcatttattaatgccaagccgacgtgtctcatttgcaacgaggttgttgcagtttgtaaagaatACAATGTTAGAAGACACCATGAGACAAAGCATGGCCACTTCAAAAACGCATATCCTCTCGGGACAGAGgcgcaaacacagaaaattaaatcctTGGAGGATGGATATGCAGCTGATGTGCATTTTTTAAttaggctatttgatatttgagccgaccttgtttgttgtttttatttttattttttatttaatgaaacatatttgttcacgttgtccgttgcaTGAGGGACACAGgagacttttattttccacaggttacagcgcacgcacgtgccaattagtgttccaacctgtgggtcaagtaaagaggctgaaGGAcgttctggctgctgttttgtcacgttacttatcagctacttttcaataaatgttgtgaaatctgtggaattgttgttttttttttaaataaatcaacgtcatctagtgggccagatataattgatggcgcGCCAGTTTTGGCCCACGGGCCGCTAATTGCTGACCCCTGGTCTAGATGAATGACaagacacactggcacaggacatagggagacgcagactatatgaacacatggaggtaatggggaacaggtggacacaatcaggaatcagggaagacaatcagactggtgacacatgaggaagggcaagtgacctgaaacgagaggagagttaatttccaaaataaaacaggaagtcacaaaacaaacatggagacaggacaaaaacaaaacttgacatACCGGTGTGACATTACCCCCTCCCTAAGGCCGAATACCAGACGGCCCTGGAATATCTGAGGGCTCTTTATCCTCGATGAGGCCAGGATCCATGATGTGACGGGCTGGGACCCACTGGCGCTCTTCAGGTCCGTACCCCTCCCAGTCCACGAGGAACTGCCTGCCCCGGCCCGATTGCGCACTGCTAACAGTTTCTTAACCACATAGACTGGTCCCCCCTTCGACCATTTGGGGTGGCGGGGGTGGCTTGGTTGCCGGTATCATGGCACTGTCTTTGGCTGGCTTGATCTCACTGGCGTGAAAGGTGGGATGTACTCTGAGGGACCGGGACAGACGGAGACGCACAGCTGCAGGATTGATAATCCTGGTGATGGGGAACAGACCGACGAAGCGTGGAGCCAGTTTTCGCGACTCTATCTCAAGAGGCAGTTCTTTGGCTGCAAGCCACACTCGCTGGCCAGGCTGGTAGGCAGGAGCTGGTCTCCTCCTTCAGTCCGCTGCTTTTTTAACCCTGTCCCCTTGTCGCATCAGCATCTGGCGTGTTGTGGCCTAGATGCAGCGGCAGCGACGGACTAGGGCATGGGTGGAGGGGACAGACACCTCGGGTTCGGACTCAGAAAAGACCGGGGGTTGGTAACCAAAAACAGTTAAAAGGGGACATACCAGTGGCTGAGGTGAGAAGGGAGTTATGGGCGTACTCGACCCATGTTAAATGGTTGCTCCATGACGCAGGGTTCTGTGCCACCAGGCACCGGAGCCCGGTCTCCAGCTGTTGATTGAGGCGCTCAGTCTGGCCGTTAGCCTCGGGGTGGTAACCCAACGCGAGGCTTGCAGTGGCTCCGATCAGCTTGCAGAACTCTCTCCAGAACCGCGAGATAAATTGGGGCCCCCGATCTGACACGATGTCTCATGGGAATCCGTGGATCCTGAAGACATTGTTCATCATGATTTCAGCCGTTTCTTTGGCTGATGGCAATTTGGGTAAGGCTATAAAATGTGCCATCTTGGAGAATCTATCCACCACAGTAAGAACCGCAGTTACCTTTGGAGACCGGGAGGCCCGTGACAAAGTCCAAGGAGATCTCCGTCCACGGCCGGGAAGGAATGGGGAGAGGCTGCAGCAAGCCTGCGCGGGCTCTGGAGGAGTTCTTATTTCTGGCGCAGACTGGACACGCCTCAATGTACTCCCGAACCTCCAGCTCCATGGACGGCCACTAGAACCGCTGTGAGATGGCGAACATGGTACGACGTACATCCGGATGACAGGTGAGCAAAGACGAGTGAGCCCAGTGTATCACCTGTGGGTGCAGATTAACGCGGACAAACAGACGATTATTGGGGCACCCACTAGGTGGAGGAGTCTCACCATTCGCCTGCTTCACTTCAGCTTCTATGGGCCAGGTGACCGCTCCAACCACACGGCTAAGTGGAAGGAGGGGCTCGAGTTCCGTGGCCACGGGCTCAGGGCTGAAAAGACGGGACAGGGCATCAGGCTTAGTGTTGAGAGGTGAGTTTATCACATAAGGCCTAATGTGTTCCCAATGATCAGCTATTTGGAGGTTTATTGGCTCGGAGATGTGTGAAATGTCGAAAAGTGTGTTCCCGTTCAGAGCGCTCGTCTTAATAGGCTTACTCAGCGGCTCAACCTGGAGCCCCAAGCTCTGAACCAACCACCAGTCTATAAGACTCTCGTCAGCCCCCGAATCAATTAAAACTTCCACCTCATAGTCTTAGCCGAGGTGCATGATTTTAACGGTAGTCAATCTGCGTGGAGTGGGGGTTACGGCTGTGATTTGACTCACCGTCAGGTCCATTTTCACGGGACAGGCGGCAACGAGATGCCCCTGTGCATCACAGTAAAAACACCTCCCTTCCTGGGTGCGCCGCAGCCACTCCTCCCGAGAGAGCCAGGTCCTTCCCAGCTGCATGGGCTCCTCCTCCCGCCCGGAAGAGAGTTGAGGACGATCCTCGAGGGGGTTTCGGCAGGGCAAGGCGTGCCGGAGGGCCGCGGGAGTGCAAGGCGCGGTGGCTGGCACCGCCCTGGCCCCGTGCCGCTGCTTCCGCTCCTGCAGACGGTTACCCGTGCGAATGGCGAGGGAATTCAGGGAGTCGAGGTCTGGGGGGAGGTCCAGCGGAACCAACAGATCCTGAATGGGATCTGACAGTCCTTTCAGGAAGATGTCGTACAGGGTTGTGGAGTTCCACCCGCTCTCTGTTGCCAGGGTGCGGAAGCGAATGGCGTAATCACAAACAGAGTCTCCGCCCTGCTTCAGTCCGCTGAGCTCCCATGCCTTCTCCCTAATGGTTGCCCCGGTGAACTCCTTGACAGAGCCACACACCTGTGAGTCCCTGGCCCACTCTGCGGTGGTTTTAGATTCCCTCCATCTTGCCGGCCCAACAACTCTACCCGGGTTACAAaccagacacagaggaggactgTGAGTCGACTCCAATCAGGCTGTGGGTGCTGATGGTATAGGCCTGAGCGCAAaaggtaaatggtaaatggactgtacttatatagcgcctttctagtcttccgaccactcaaggTGCCTTTACACTAcatctcacattcacacacattcacacactgatggcattagctgccatgcaaggtgccgactgctcatcagttttaggagctaaccactcatacacattcacacactaatGGTGCGGCCTTCGGGAGCAgtttggagttcagtatcttgatATCAgtggacaacccactctacctctgagccacagctgcccctcTGAGTGTACTCAAAGCCAGCACATCTTCAATCTGTACCTGAGTCTGCAAAGGGTCGCTGTGCTGTGGAAGACACTGTGCCTGGTTCCAGTCCCTAAGAATTCACCCCTTAGCCCATTCAACTCTTACAGACTAGTTGCACAGTCTT
Encoded here:
- the LOC113748230 gene encoding olfactory receptor 140-like, giving the protein MDDEFNITYITLDGYVELDKYRYIYICIMFIVYILTIFCNVSILYTIWIHNDLHEPMYIFIAGLLVNSVFYSTIMYPKLLADFLSEKRIISYPTCLFQFFIYYSLSASDFLLLSTMAYDRYVSICKPLQYPTIMRKTTVIILLVLAWAAPACHLAAEVILRANMKLCHFNLSGIFCNNSIYSLFCVTSTSLTIYGFVALLNLGLLPFVFIIFTYTRILIITYRSSREVKNKAAQTCLPHIIVLISFCCLCAYDVIIARLESDVPKTVRSIITLQAFLYYPLFNPVIYGLKMKEISKHLKKLFCQAKVI